Proteins encoded in a region of the Raphanus sativus cultivar WK10039 chromosome 8, ASM80110v3, whole genome shotgun sequence genome:
- the LOC108820880 gene encoding UDP-galactose/UDP-glucose transporter 4, translating to MKNSEEQMRSLFGISLSDKPRWKQFLICSSGFFFGYLVNGVCEEYVYNRLKFSYGWYFTFVQGLVYIVMIYLNGFTTKQMVNPWKTYVKLSAVLMGSHGLTKGSLAYLNYPAQIMFKSTKVLPVMVMGAFIPGLRRKYPVHEYISAMLLVIGLILFTLADAHTSPNFSIIGVMMISGALIMDAFLGNLQEAIFTLNPDTTQMEMLFCSTVVGLPFLIAPMILTGELFRAWTSCAQHPYVYGVLVFEAMATFVGQVSVLSLIALFGAATTAMITTARKAVTLLLSYLIFTKPLTEQHGTGLLLISMGIILKMVPDPNPNRKPKHSSSGQITGKLELVKSEKEGAEESRPLV from the exons ATGAAGAACAGCGAAGAACAAATGAGGTCACTGTTTGGAATAAGTCTTTCCGATAAACCAAGATGGAAACAGTTTCTCATATGTTCCTCTGGATTCTTCTTCGGTTACCTTGTTAATGGCGTCTGTGAG GAATATGTGTACAACCGGCTCAAATTCAG TTATGGATGGTATTTCACGTTTGTGCAAGGACTCGTGTACATTGTAATGATTTACCTAAATGGCTTCACAACGAAGCAAATGGTGAATCCATGGAAAACGTACGTGAAGTTATCTGCTGTTCTTATGGGATCTCATGGTCTCACCAAAGGCTCATTGGCTTATCTCAATTACCCTGCGCAAATCATGTTCAAATCAACTAAG GTTTTACCGGTTATGGTAATGGGAGCATTTATACCGGGGTTAAGAAGAAAATACCCGGTCCATGAGTACATATCAGCTATGCTACTTGTGATTGGTCTAATCTTATTTACATTAGCCGATGCCCATACCTCCCCAAACTTCAGCATAATTGGGGTTATGATGATCTCAGGCGCTCTCATCATGGACGCCTTTCTCGGTAACTTGCAAGAAGCCATATTCACGTTGAATCCTGACACAACACAA ATGGAGATGCTGTTCTGCTCGACAGTAGTTGGTTTACCGTTCTTGATTGCACCAATGATTCTTACCGGAGAGCTTTTCAGAGCCTGGACTTCATGTGCTCAA CATCCGTATGTGTATGGAGTGTTGGTGTTCGAAGCCATGGCTACATTTGTGGGACAAGTCTCGGTTCTATCCCTCATCGCCCTCTTTGGGGCAGCCACAACCGCTATG ATAACGACGGCGAGAAAAGCGGTAACGTTGCTACTATCTTACTTGATATTCACAAAGCCTTTAACGGAGCAGCACGGTACGGGATTGTTACTCATCTCTATGGGCATTATTCTCAAGATGGTTCCGGATCCCAATCCAAACCGGAAACCGAAACATTCGAGTTCAGGTCAAATAACCGGGAAGTTGGAGCTGGTGAAATCTGAGAAGGAAGGCGCTGAAGAGAGTAGGCCTTTGGTCTAA